CTTCGCATCCTTCTCCCGGTAGATCTTGACCATTGCCTTCCTCCCTGGCCTCCCTGAGATGGATCGGCCCCGCCGATCCGGACCTGCCTTCGCCCCTCCCGAGCCCCGCCTACATTCCCCGGGCGATCGCCACTTTCCCGGTGCGCACGATCTCCCGGATCCCGATCGGCCGCAGCAGCTGGAGCAGCGCCTTGATCTTCGTCTCGTCGCCGGTCATCTCGATCGTGTAGCAGCGGGGAGCCACATCCACGATCTTCGCCCGGAAGATGTCCACGAGGCGCAGCACCTCGGCCTTCGTCTCCGGGTCGGCGTTCACCTTGATCAGCACGAGCTCCCGGTCCACGGTGTCGACCCCGGTGAGGTCCACCACCTTGATCACCGAGATCAGCTTGTTCAGCTGCTTCAGGATCTGCTCGATGATCTGGTCGTTCCCGCTGGTCACGATCGTCATCCGCGAGACCGACGGGTCCATCGTCTCCGCGACCGAGAGCGACTCGATGTTGAACCCCCTCCCGGAAAAGAGGCCGGACACGCGGCTTAAGACCCCGAACTCGTTCTCCACCAGCACGGATATGGTGTGGCGCATTCCGCGGTTTCCCCCTCGCGATCCGCCCGTGTCACACGAGCAGCATTTTGGTCAACGGCGCCCCCGCGGGCACCATCGGGTAGACCATCTCGTTCGGGTCGGTCAGGATGTCGATCAGGGTCGGGCCCGGGGCGGCGAACCCCTTCTCCAGCACCCGGGTCACCTCCTCGGATTTGGTGGCCCGGAAGCCGTAGGCGCCGTAGGCCTCCGCGAGCCGGACGAAGTCCGGGATCTGCGGGAGGCAGGTCTGCGAATATTTTCCCTGGAAGAAGAGCTCCTGCCACTGGCGAACCATCCCCAGGGTGCCGTTGTTCAGGATCACGACCTTGACGGGAAGGCGGTACTGCACCGCCGTGGCCAGCTCCTGGATGTTCATCTGGATGCTGCCGTCGCCGGCGATGTCGATGACCTGCCGGTCGGGCAGCGCCACCTGGGCGCCGATCGCGGCCGGAAGCCCGTAGCCCATCGTCCCCAACCCGCCCGAGGAGAGGAAGGTCCGCGGCTTGTCGAAGAGATAGTACTGGGCGGCGAACATCTGGTTCTGCCCCACCTCGGTCGCGATGACCGCCTTCCCCTTCGTGAGCCGGTAGACCTCCTCGACCACGTACTGCGGCTTGATCTTCCCCTTCCCCTGCTTGTAGGCGAGCGGGTGGGTCGCCTTCCAGGACTCGATCTGCTCCCGCCAGGGGGCGATCTTCTTCCGGAACTTCGCCGCCTCCTTGGTCCCCTTGACGAGCGTGATCATCTTTTTCAGCACGTCCTTCAGGTCCCCCACGATCGGGATGTGGACGGGGACGTTCTTCTGGATGGAGGTCGGGTCGATGTCGACGTGGATGATCTTCGCGTGGGGGGCGAATTCGTCGATCTTCCCGGTCACCCGGTCGTCGAACCTCGCCCCGAGCCCCACGATCACGTCGCTGTTCGAGATCGCCATGTTCGCCCGGAAGGTTCCGTGCATCCCGAGCATCCCCAGCGACAGCGGGTCGGTCCCCGGGAACCCGCCCAACCCCATCAGCGTGGTGGTGACCGGAAGCCCCAGGATGTGGGCGAACTCCGTGAGAAGCTCCGAGGACTCCGAGAGGATGACCCCCCCTCCCGTGTAGGCCACGGGGCGCTCCTTCTCGAGGATCATCCGGATCGCACTCTCCACCTGCTTCTGGTGCCCCTCGTAGTTCGGGTGGTACCCGCGAAGCTTGACCGCCTTCGGGAAGGCATACTCCGCCATCCCGGCCAGGACATCCTTGGGAAGGTCCACCAGGACCGGCCCCGGGCGCCCGGTGGAGGCGATGAAGAAGGCCTCCCGGACGATGCGCGCCAGGTCGCGGGCCTCCTTGACCAGGTAGTTGTGCTTCGTGCAGGGGCGGGTGATCCCGACGATGTCGGCCTCCTGGAAGGCGTCGTTCCCGATCATCAGCGTCGGAACCTGCCCGGTGAACACGACCAGAGGGACCGAATCCATGTAGGCCGTGGCGATCCCCGTCACGGTGTTGGTCGCCCCCGGCCCCGAGGTCACCAGGCAGACGCCGGTCTTCCCCGACGCCCGGGCATACCCGTCGGCCATGTGCACGGCCCCCTGCTCGTGCCGGACGAGCAGGTGGCGGACCTTCGTGTTCTGAAAGAGGGCGTCGTAGATGTTCAGGACCGCCCCCCCGGGGTACCCGAAGACGACGTCCACGCCCAGCTCCTCCAGCGACTTGACGAATATTTCCGCTCCGGTCATCTTCACGGCGTCCTCCCTGCGACTCCTACGTCGTCACGGCGCCGGTGCCCGCCGACGTCACCGCCTTCGCGTACCTCGCGAGGTACCCGGTGCGGATCTTCGGCGGGGGCGCCTTCCAGCTTCGTTTCCGTTTCGCGATCTCGGCGGCGGAGACCTCCAG
The Deltaproteobacteria bacterium GWC2_65_14 genome window above contains:
- a CDS encoding acetolactate synthase small subunit → MRHTISVLVENEFGVLSRVSGLFSGRGFNIESLSVAETMDPSVSRMTIVTSGNDQIIEQILKQLNKLISVIKVVDLTGVDTVDRELVLIKVNADPETKAEVLRLVDIFRAKIVDVAPRCYTIEMTGDETKIKALLQLLRPIGIREIVRTGKVAIARGM
- a CDS encoding acetolactate synthase, large subunit, biosynthetic type is translated as MKMTGAEIFVKSLEELGVDVVFGYPGGAVLNIYDALFQNTKVRHLLVRHEQGAVHMADGYARASGKTGVCLVTSGPGATNTVTGIATAYMDSVPLVVFTGQVPTLMIGNDAFQEADIVGITRPCTKHNYLVKEARDLARIVREAFFIASTGRPGPVLVDLPKDVLAGMAEYAFPKAVKLRGYHPNYEGHQKQVESAIRMILEKERPVAYTGGGVILSESSELLTEFAHILGLPVTTTLMGLGGFPGTDPLSLGMLGMHGTFRANMAISNSDVIVGLGARFDDRVTGKIDEFAPHAKIIHVDIDPTSIQKNVPVHIPIVGDLKDVLKKMITLVKGTKEAAKFRKKIAPWREQIESWKATHPLAYKQGKGKIKPQYVVEEVYRLTKGKAVIATEVGQNQMFAAQYYLFDKPRTFLSSGGLGTMGYGLPAAIGAQVALPDRQVIDIAGDGSIQMNIQELATAVQYRLPVKVVILNNGTLGMVRQWQELFFQGKYSQTCLPQIPDFVRLAEAYGAYGFRATKSEEVTRVLEKGFAAPGPTLIDILTDPNEMVYPMVPAGAPLTKMLLV